In Triticum urartu cultivar G1812 chromosome 6, Tu2.1, whole genome shotgun sequence, the following proteins share a genomic window:
- the LOC125514177 gene encoding 39S ribosomal protein L18, mitochondrial: MAAVYPTTAVLPTRHSPPSFLRSPSLSWSASITQHRIPFSPRLALSPPPAANRRSFVVRAAWTRRSRGELDKSPNRKSWKQRTDMYMRPFLLNVFFSKRFVHAKVMHRGTSKVIAVATTNAKDLRTTLPSLIDDNACRTIGRLIAERSMDADVFAMAYEPKKNERIEGKLGIVIDTIKEYGIIFA, translated from the coding sequence ATGGCCGCCGTTTACCCCACCACGGCCGTCCTCCCCACGCGCCActcccctccttccttcctccgGTCGCCGTCCCTGTCGTGGTCCGCCTCCATCACCCAGCACCGCATCCCCTTCTCACCGCGCCTCGCTCTCTCGCCGCCACCGGCGGCCAATCGGCGGTCATTCGTGGTCCGAGCGGCGTGGACGCGGCGGTCGCGCGGCGAGTTGGACAAGAGCCCGAACCGCAAGTCGTGGAAGCAGCGCACGGACATGTACATGCGCCCGTTCCTGCTCAACGTCTTCTTCTCCAAGCGCTTCGTGCACGCCAAGGTCATGCACCGGGGCACCAGCAAGGTCATCGCCGTCGCCACCACCAACGCCAAGGACCTCAGGACCACCCTGCCGTCCCTCATCGACGACAACGCCTGCCGGACCATCGGTCGCCTCATAGCCGAGAGGTCCATGGACGCCGACGTCTTCGCCATGGCGTACGAGCCCAAGAAGAACGAGAGGATCGAGGGGAAGCTCGGGATTGTCATCGACACCATTAAGGAGTATGGCATCATCTTTGCATAG